A portion of the Geitlerinema sp. PCC 9228 genome contains these proteins:
- a CDS encoding phycocyanobilin:ferredoxin oxidoreductase: MFCSDPYEMSAKTPTSLREQQHPLIFELANTIESVWQEYLPLSPYQLPEDFGYVEGRLEGEKLVIENSCYQTPQFRKLHLELAKVGNNLDILHCVMFPHPEYNLPMFGCDLVGGRGQISAAIVDLSPVSSDSPKGTLRERSLPPAYQQSLQALPETHFSQPRELPEWGSIFSDYCIFIRPSNAEEEKQFCDRVRRFLEIHATQACQTPATPEWRSQILAGQRHYCTQQRQNDKTRRVLEKAFGEDWAERYMNSVLFDLPDE; this comes from the coding sequence ATGTTTTGTTCCGATCCCTACGAAATGTCCGCCAAAACGCCAACTTCCTTGCGAGAGCAGCAACATCCGCTCATTTTTGAGCTGGCGAACACCATTGAATCGGTATGGCAGGAGTATTTGCCGCTGTCACCCTACCAACTGCCAGAAGATTTTGGGTATGTAGAAGGACGTTTGGAAGGGGAAAAGCTGGTTATCGAGAACAGCTGCTACCAAACTCCCCAATTTCGCAAATTGCATTTAGAACTTGCCAAGGTAGGCAACAACCTAGATATTCTGCACTGCGTCATGTTCCCCCATCCTGAATATAATTTACCCATGTTTGGTTGTGATTTGGTAGGAGGCAGGGGACAAATTAGTGCTGCCATTGTGGATTTATCGCCAGTTAGCAGCGATTCTCCGAAGGGGACGCTTCGCGAGCGCAGTTTGCCGCCAGCCTACCAACAATCCCTGCAAGCTTTGCCAGAAACCCATTTTTCCCAACCCCGGGAATTGCCAGAGTGGGGATCGATTTTTTCCGATTATTGTATCTTCATTCGTCCTAGCAATGCCGAAGAGGAAAAACAATTTTGCGATCGCGTGCGTCGTTTTTTGGAAATTCACGCCACCCAAGCCTGTCAAACACCGGCAACGCCAGAGTGGCGATCGCAAATTTTAGCAGGACAGCGTCACTACTGTACCCAACAACGACAAAACGATAAAACCCGGCGGGTGTTGGAGAAAGCTTTTGGCGAAGATTGGGCCGAACGTTATATGAATTCTGTACTGTTCGACCTTCCCGACGAGTAG